Proteins from a single region of Nitrospinota bacterium:
- a CDS encoding pentapeptide repeat-containing protein, translating to MANITVAKIKAMLKEDTRPHLIDIDLSGLDLSGLDFSGVTCVKGNFNKTALVKTKFENAYLSGSSFREADLNSANFNEAKLENTDFSNSNLLNASLSRATLTSAKFFRANLTEASLTFANLAGANLQGANLEAASFFGADLTNADLTQAKTVKATFSKAKLDGVIGYKP from the coding sequence ATGGCAAACATTACCGTCGCCAAAATAAAAGCAATGTTGAAAGAGGACACCCGGCCTCATTTGATAGACATTGACTTATCCGGTCTCGATCTTTCCGGGTTGGATTTCAGTGGGGTGACCTGCGTAAAAGGCAATTTCAATAAAACCGCTCTGGTAAAAACCAAATTTGAAAATGCCTATCTCTCCGGGTCCAGTTTCAGGGAAGCCGATTTAAACAGCGCCAATTTTAACGAAGCCAAACTGGAAAATACCGACTTCAGCAATTCTAACCTGCTCAATGCTTCTCTCAGCCGGGCGACCTTGACTTCGGCAAAATTCTTCAGGGCAAACCTCACGGAGGCGAGTTTGACTTTTGCCAATCTTGCAGGCGCCAACCTGCAGGGAGCCAACCTGGAAGCCGCTTCATTTTTTGGAGCCGACCTGACCAACGCCGACCTGACCCAGGCCAAAACCGTCAAA
- a CDS encoding glycosyltransferase 87 family protein produces the protein MGIPSLVLYACLTALSRQFNWGGGYADRPILTYLAIYFALFGLYAFACRRVIQKTDSSSSALWVIIVLGLLFRVGILPANQIQEDDVYRYLWDGKVFANGINPYKYAPEETDDYLSFKIQDPENFEKRYDLESQKNLDLLNGLKWQNEKALRTLERVNHPDVPTIYPPMAQFIFRAVASIQPDSILAMRLTFLLFDLIALFFIIKILAALGKNRNLCLIYFWSPLLIKETFNSTHLDVLGVAFLCAAVYYLIVHRHLLAQILLAFSFLVKLYPIILLPLFLQQAAITSKQNNAPIWKAPLFLLLVFGGGVILCYLPFIDSGLKTFEGLKTFSIYWQSNDSLFSLLVYFFADVLGMNRVEETFFSNDLPTFLSKITVAAILIGAVIYLGVRKGFLQKSKAELMRDIFVLMSLVFLLSPVQNPWYLSWVIPFICLFPLRSWILLTGLAGLYYLDFYFDYQDIPQYSSWIPWLEYTPFYIYLAFELWKNRTREIEEPLTATK, from the coding sequence TTGGGAATACCCAGTCTGGTTTTGTACGCCTGCCTGACCGCGCTCTCCCGGCAGTTCAACTGGGGGGGCGGATATGCGGACCGGCCCATTCTCACCTACCTGGCAATTTATTTCGCTCTGTTCGGGCTCTACGCTTTTGCCTGCAGGAGGGTGATTCAGAAAACCGACTCCTCATCTTCTGCTCTTTGGGTCATCATCGTCTTGGGTCTTCTGTTTCGGGTGGGCATCCTGCCGGCAAACCAGATTCAGGAAGATGACGTTTACCGCTACCTGTGGGACGGCAAAGTGTTTGCCAACGGCATCAACCCCTATAAATACGCGCCGGAGGAAACTGACGATTACCTGTCTTTTAAAATCCAGGACCCTGAAAATTTCGAGAAACGATACGACCTTGAAAGCCAAAAGAACCTTGATCTTCTCAACGGCCTGAAATGGCAAAACGAAAAAGCCTTGAGAACCCTGGAACGGGTCAACCATCCGGACGTTCCCACGATCTATCCGCCCATGGCGCAGTTTATTTTCCGCGCCGTCGCCAGCATCCAGCCAGATAGCATTTTAGCCATGCGGTTGACCTTTTTGCTTTTTGATCTGATCGCTCTTTTTTTCATCATCAAAATCCTTGCGGCTCTCGGCAAAAACCGCAACCTTTGCCTGATTTACTTCTGGTCGCCGCTACTCATCAAGGAAACGTTCAACTCCACCCATCTGGATGTGCTTGGAGTCGCTTTTTTGTGCGCCGCCGTCTATTACCTGATCGTTCATCGTCATCTGCTGGCCCAAATATTATTGGCGTTCAGTTTTCTGGTCAAGCTGTACCCCATCATCCTCCTGCCCCTGTTCCTGCAACAGGCCGCAATCACCAGCAAACAGAACAACGCCCCCATTTGGAAAGCGCCGCTTTTCCTGCTTCTGGTGTTTGGCGGAGGGGTGATCTTATGCTACCTGCCATTCATCGATTCGGGTCTAAAAACCTTCGAAGGTCTGAAAACATTTTCCATCTACTGGCAAAGCAACGACAGCCTGTTTTCCCTGCTGGTTTATTTTTTTGCAGACGTTCTGGGAATGAATCGCGTGGAGGAAACTTTTTTTTCCAACGACCTGCCGACGTTTTTAAGCAAAATCACCGTTGCGGCGATCCTCATCGGCGCCGTCATCTACCTGGGGGTCAGAAAGGGGTTTTTGCAGAAATCAAAAGCCGAGCTGATGCGCGATATTTTTGTTCTCATGAGCCTGGTATTTCTGCTCAGTCCAGTACAAAACCCGTGGTACCTTTCCTGGGTGATCCCTTTCATCTGCCTGTTTCCCTTACGGTCCTGGATTCTCTTGACCGGACTGGCGGGACTCTACTACCTTGATTTTTACTTCGATTATCAGGACATCCCGCAATATTCCTCATGGATTCCCTGGCTGGAATACACCCCGTTTTATATTTATCTCGCGTTTGAGCTTTGGAAAAACCGGACCCGAGAAATAGAAGAACCCCTGACAGCCACGAAATAA
- a CDS encoding STAS domain-containing protein encodes MSIELQSIESGNGTATLIIQGEIDMSTSTLVRTHLTDLFKKNQKMIVVDLSNVSYIDSSGIATLVEGLQWSHSNNTKFRLTNLTPMVKDVFEIARLLTVFEVYDSQEEALKGV; translated from the coding sequence ATGTCAATTGAACTTCAATCCATTGAATCTGGCAACGGAACTGCAACCCTCATAATCCAGGGGGAAATTGACATGAGCACCTCGACCCTGGTGCGAACACATTTAACGGATTTATTTAAAAAAAATCAAAAGATGATTGTGGTTGACCTTTCCAACGTGTCCTATATCGACAGTTCGGGCATTGCCACCCTGGTGGAAGGATTGCAATGGAGCCACAGCAACAACACCAAATTCCGGCTCACAAATTTGACCCCTATGGTCAAGGACGTTTTTGAGATCGCCCGTCTGCTGACGGTATTTGAGGTTTACGATTCCCAGGAAGAAGCTCTGAAAGGGGTTTAG